A window from Candidatus Omnitrophota bacterium encodes these proteins:
- a CDS encoding RnfABCDGE type electron transport complex subunit A, translating to MNLQEFLTIFISAVFIYNVILSRFLGLCSFIAISKETKPALAMSSAVMFVIVMSSAITWFVYRFLLLPLNLSYLRTISFILVIAAFVQFVEMVVKKASPQLYRAFGIYLPLITVNCAVLGVAVLNIDMFFVNGKAVAGSFYYSVFQGVCVGLGYTLAMLLMSGIRERLELCNIPKSLKDFPLAFIIASILSLSFMGFSGFKF from the coding sequence ATGAACCTTCAGGAATTTCTGACCATCTTTATTTCCGCGGTATTTATTTATAACGTTATCCTTTCCCGTTTCTTAGGGCTGTGTTCTTTTATCGCTATTTCTAAAGAGACTAAGCCGGCGCTGGCAATGAGTTCGGCGGTAATGTTTGTGATTGTGATGTCCTCTGCGATTACCTGGTTTGTTTACCGTTTCCTGCTTTTGCCGCTTAATCTTAGTTATTTACGCACTATTTCATTTATTTTAGTTATTGCTGCTTTTGTCCAGTTTGTGGAAATGGTGGTGAAAAAGGCCAGCCCGCAGCTTTATCGGGCATTCGGAATTTATCTGCCGTTGATTACCGTCAACTGCGCGGTTTTAGGCGTGGCAGTATTAAATATCGACATGTTTTTTGTAAATGGCAAGGCAGTTGCGGGGAGTTTTTATTATTCTGTTTTCCAGGGAGTATGTGTGGGCTTAGGCTATACTTTAGCCATGCTGTTAATGTCCGGGATAAGGGAGAGGCTGGAGCTTTGCAATATTCCAAAATCCCTAAAGGATTTCCCCCTGGCTTTTATCATTGCTTCAATTTTAAGTTTAAGTTTTATGGGTTTTAGCGGGTTTAAATTTTAA
- a CDS encoding RnfABCDGE type electron transport complex subunit B produces the protein MEILIAILVLGSLGLLFGIGLAIASKKLAVQVNPKLEEVSHLLPGANCGACGNPGCFGFAESLLAGKTTLESCRVCNEEVKEKIAKILGLALEKQTKKIATLHCNGGIRVKDKYLYNGVDDCIAANLVLGGQKSCVYACLGFGTCVKACPFGAITMSAEKLPVVDKVKCRSCNKCVLVCPKKLFSLVSVTYAVYVACSSHDLGRDVKSVCPVGCIACKLCEKTCRFDAIHVIDNLAVIDYHKCTSCKECVPVCPTKTIRIRE, from the coding sequence ATGGAAATCTTAATTGCGATTTTAGTTTTAGGTTCTCTGGGGTTATTGTTTGGCATCGGCCTAGCGATTGCCTCAAAGAAATTAGCAGTCCAGGTAAACCCGAAACTGGAAGAAGTCAGCCACCTGTTACCCGGAGCAAATTGCGGGGCTTGCGGAAATCCCGGATGTTTTGGTTTTGCCGAAAGCCTGCTGGCAGGCAAGACTACTTTAGAAAGCTGCCGGGTTTGCAATGAAGAGGTAAAAGAAAAGATTGCCAAGATCCTGGGACTTGCACTTGAAAAACAAACTAAAAAGATTGCTACTTTACATTGTAACGGCGGTATAAGAGTTAAAGATAAATATTTGTATAATGGCGTTGATGATTGTATTGCCGCAAACCTGGTTTTAGGCGGGCAGAAGTCATGCGTTTATGCTTGTCTTGGTTTTGGCACCTGCGTAAAGGCCTGTCCGTTTGGGGCCATCACGATGTCAGCTGAAAAATTACCGGTAGTGGATAAAGTTAAATGCCGCTCTTGTAATAAATGCGTACTGGTTTGCCCAAAGAAATTATTTTCACTGGTATCGGTAACCTATGCTGTTTATGTTGCCTGTAGTTCGCATGATTTAGGCAGGGATGTTAAAAGCGTCTGTCCTGTGGGTTGTATCGCCTGTAAATTATGCGAGAAGACCTGCAGGTTTGATGCTATCCATGTCATCGATAACCTGGCGGTCATCGATTACCATAAATGCACTTCCTGTAAAGAGTGTGTTCCAGTTTGCCCCACTAAAACAATAAGGATAAGAGAATGA
- the purN gene encoding phosphoribosylglycinamide formyltransferase, producing the protein MSKSGVNLAIFASGFGSNFSAIIKAVKQNEIKAKLVILVCDQPEALVIKRAQKAKVRIVLIRREDFTSRADFEEAIIQRLRNYKIDLIALAGFMRILSASFVKLYHNRIMNIHPSLLPDFKGACAIKDAFNHKAASTGVTVHFVDEEVDNGPIILQQEVAITKNDTLVSLEKKIHSVEHKLYPEAIRLFISGKIKPIP; encoded by the coding sequence ATGAGCAAGTCCGGGGTAAATTTAGCGATATTCGCTTCCGGTTTCGGGAGTAATTTTTCGGCAATTATTAAAGCGGTAAAGCAGAATGAGATTAAGGCGAAGTTGGTAATTTTGGTTTGTGATCAACCTGAGGCTTTGGTGATTAAGCGGGCGCAAAAAGCTAAAGTCCGGATAGTTCTGATCAGGCGCGAAGATTTTACCAGCCGCGCTGATTTTGAAGAAGCGATAATCCAAAGATTAAGAAACTACAAGATAGATTTAATTGCCTTGGCCGGGTTTATGCGCATACTTAGCGCCTCTTTTGTAAAGCTTTACCATAACCGCATCATGAATATCCACCCGTCGTTGCTTCCTGATTTTAAGGGGGCTTGTGCGATAAAAGATGCTTTTAACCATAAAGCGGCCTCAACCGGGGTTACGGTGCATTTTGTTGACGAGGAAGTGGATAACGGGCCGATTATCCTGCAGCAGGAAGTAGCCATAACCAAGAATGATACCTTGGTTTCGCTTGAGAAGAAAATCCATTCCGTGGAGCACAAGCTTTATCCCGAGGCAATCAGGTTATTTATCAGCGGTAAAATAAAGCCTATTCCTTAG
- a CDS encoding AAA family ATPase: MNWKKLRFYVKLHWLKAVLFGFLAALTISLVSLVVIGLRAWNESESYLRQSQLAMIPLQLYLQIIMALIFGFVYTYLMYWLYFKRGASSFSQTSKKSVAGANIGITWNDVIGMDEAKQEALEVVKLITDRVSLQRIGGKILKGILMLGPPGCGKTYLAKAIATETKLPFISMSGSEFVEMFVGVGAGRVRSLFKRAQQLAELEGGCIIFIDEIDAIGAQRSMDRGFGGTTEHNTTLNQLLVEMDGLKDKDYNIILIGATNALETYLDPALLRPGRFDRKIIVDKPNLEDRAKLFAYYLRNIKYNAQDVKIDRLARITVGQSPADIANIVHEAALITVRNQNPLVSMKEIDEARERIALGIKRRVRLSEKEKWQTAYHEAGHAIVTYILAPSKDVFKITITPRGPTGGATWIPEREDIFIEDSNDLLAKIKISVGSYAAEKIKYNATTSGVYGDFSSAMHHAHNMVWVCGMGKSGFLGNWEIVDKISEDIKAKLDADVQDILNTCLEEVTKLLKKEEPLMDRLAKELVAKGELNYDEIEAIFKEFGKSRP; the protein is encoded by the coding sequence ATGAATTGGAAAAAACTTAGATTTTACGTAAAGCTGCATTGGTTAAAAGCCGTACTTTTTGGTTTCCTGGCCGCCCTAACCATATCTTTGGTTAGCCTTGTGGTTATCGGGCTGCGCGCCTGGAATGAATCCGAATCCTACCTGAGGCAATCACAGCTAGCGATGATCCCGCTGCAGTTATACTTGCAAATTATCATGGCCCTGATCTTCGGCTTTGTTTACACGTATTTAATGTATTGGCTCTATTTTAAACGCGGGGCTTCTTCATTTTCCCAAACCAGCAAAAAATCCGTTGCCGGAGCCAATATCGGCATTACCTGGAATGATGTTATCGGAATGGATGAAGCCAAACAAGAAGCCCTGGAAGTGGTTAAGCTGATTACCGACCGCGTCAGCCTCCAGCGTATCGGAGGAAAAATCCTAAAAGGCATCCTTATGCTGGGGCCCCCGGGCTGCGGAAAAACTTACCTGGCCAAGGCAATCGCCACGGAAACAAAGCTTCCTTTTATTTCCATGTCCGGTTCGGAATTTGTGGAAATGTTTGTCGGCGTAGGCGCCGGCCGCGTGCGTTCTCTTTTTAAAAGGGCCCAGCAGCTGGCCGAGCTTGAAGGCGGCTGTATCATTTTTATCGATGAAATCGATGCCATCGGCGCGCAGCGCTCTATGGACCGCGGGTTTGGCGGGACTACCGAACATAATACTACTTTAAACCAACTGCTGGTGGAAATGGATGGCCTAAAAGATAAAGATTATAATATTATTTTAATCGGCGCTACCAACGCCCTGGAAACCTACCTTGACCCGGCGCTGCTTAGGCCGGGAAGGTTTGACCGCAAGATCATCGTGGATAAACCAAACCTTGAGGACCGCGCTAAACTTTTTGCCTATTACCTGAGGAACATAAAATATAACGCCCAGGATGTAAAAATTGACCGGCTGGCGCGGATTACTGTGGGCCAGAGCCCGGCAGATATCGCCAACATCGTGCACGAAGCAGCCTTAATTACCGTGCGCAATCAAAATCCATTGGTTTCGATGAAAGAAATCGACGAAGCGCGGGAAAGGATCGCCCTAGGTATAAAACGCCGGGTTAGGTTAAGCGAAAAGGAAAAATGGCAAACCGCCTATCATGAAGCAGGACATGCCATCGTCACCTATATACTCGCTCCTTCTAAAGATGTCTTTAAAATTACCATTACTCCGCGCGGGCCAACCGGCGGGGCAACCTGGATCCCGGAAAGAGAAGATATTTTCATCGAAGATTCCAATGACCTGCTGGCTAAAATAAAAATCAGCGTGGGTTCCTACGCTGCTGAAAAAATTAAATATAACGCGACAACCAGCGGCGTATATGGAGACTTCTCCAGCGCCATGCACCATGCCCACAATATGGTCTGGGTTTGCGGTATGGGCAAAAGCGGGTTCCTGGGCAACTGGGAGATTGTTGATAAAATATCTGAAGATATTAAAGCCAAGCTTGATGCTGATGTCCAAGATATATTAAATACCTGCCTTGAAGAAGTAACCAAACTGCTTAAAAAAGAAGAACCCCTCATGGACCGGCTGGCCAAGGAACTGGTGGCAAAAGGCGAACTTAACTATGATGAAATCGAAGCTATTTTCAAAGAGTTTGGTAAAAGCCGGCCTTAA